CAATGCAATAACGAGAGAATTATGAGCATTTAAGGACACAAGGAAATCACAATATAGATGGTCGTGTACAGTGTTGTTGAACAAACTTGTGCCTACAAGGTGCCAATTACCAATTCAGCCATTTGGCCAATGACCAAGATCAAGATGGAAAATGAGTACCCTTTATCGTCGCTTCTTACATTTCAATTATTGAATGCTAAAGGCAAGCTGTccttaagaaaataataatcgaACAGGGAAATCAAGCTTCGGGAAAAATATAGATACAAACAAAATTAGGTCCTAATTCCCAAGTTCTCTACGTTATCATTCGGCAATGAAACAGCATCAAGGAGAAATCAGCCTCAGATGCACTATTAGATTAGAAATGGATATGTTGCACCTAGATTATTAGCGCTTATTTCAAGGTCATCCGACTCATCTTTTTGAAGCCAGGCAGTGACACTATCAACAAGAATGAACAGGAAAACCCAGAAAAGGAATAATAAGACCTCACAcacaaaaaaactaataataacataaaaacaaatgaCGCGGTGCAAACACCAAACATCAAACAGGAAGCCCCGTCTCTTATTTCTACCAGCAACTGGTAGAGCACTTCATTACATTAACTAACAGGAAAAACAAGCCAAGACAACTTAGGGTACCCTCCAACATTGcttgaaaaagaggaaaaacagcATAAGCAGAAACGAGAGAAAAGCAAAACATAAGTCCACCATACGCCGAGCATTGTATTCTGCATaccatattattttacaacacaGATCTTAATAACTGAGGCAGCTCCAATACGATGAAGTGCTACCACCGCATCACCAGGCTTGCACAACCCCTTCTGTGTTGCAGACTTCAGGGCAGCTTCCAAAATCACCTCTGTGGACTCGGCATCAGTGGCCTTGGCAGATCCTTCAGCTAGTAGAGGAATCAATCCACGGTATATCAGGCTGTGCCTTGCTGGTGTCTCGTCACTGCACGTCCAATCAAACGAGTCCGTAGTCAAAACTGGAACCACTACCGATAAGATAGGAACAGCTGGCCTATACTTGGCAACCAACTTGGCTGTGGTTCCTCCACGTGTCAACACAACAATGAGTTTTGCTTTGGCCTTGTTGGCAGTCCTAACAGCGGATGAAGCAAGGCTCTCCAACGGGCTCATTGGAAGTGGGGTTGATCTAATCATCTCCTTAAAGATAACCCCATAGTCAAGGGATGATTCTGCTTCTATGCATATTCGAGCCATGATCTTCACGGCTATTTCAGGGTAGGCCCCAGCAGCACTCTCACCACTAAGCATGACACAGTCAGTACCATCAAGCACAGCATTAGCCACATCAGTGGCTTCAGCACGGGTTGGCCGGGGTGACTTGATCATGGATTCAAGCATCTGAGTAGCAGTGACAACAGGTTTGCCCACAAGATTACACTtatatatcatcattttctgTGCCAAGAAAATTTTCTCAACTGGAATCTCCATTCCAAGATCGCCACGGGCAACCATGAATGAGTCAGTCTCACGCAATATCTCATCAAAATTTATCACTCCCTCCTGGTTCTCAACCTGAGAAAACACAGCAGCCACAACAATCACCGCTTGATTGACATAAACTAATAAGGTACAGCAACAAGTGAAAACTCAATTtgataagaaagaaaagcaaaatcCATGGAGAACAAACAAGCATTGCACTGAACCCACCATGTGTCTAACTTCTAAGCAAATTAGAAGGTTGCATAAAGACACATGTAGATTGAGAGAATAGTTTTTGGCGCACACAAGCTTCCAGATGAGATGCCACATAATAATACAATAGCTTGCTTCTTTCAAAAGTCAAAGCAagcattttattttgaagtttccCCCGCACACTCGTTATATTTTTGCTGATAGAGAAGTAACTCATGCTCAGAAGGTGAGAAATCAGGTTTTGTAGATTAATCATATATAAGATAAAGGTAATAACTACAAGAAACGGGggttaaatttaatcaggttaaataTCTTCATATGAACGACTTGAAAAGTTGACATAGAAAGGAAAGAACACACCTTCGACATCAATTGTATATTTTTGGCATGAGGCCCAAGAACCTTACGGACATTAACAAGATCTGAGCCCTTGCGTACAAATGAAAGAGCAATCATATCAATTTTATTGGGGACACCCCATTCCAGAATGTCTTCCTTATCTTTCTCTGTCAGAGTGGGGAGATCCACCACAATACCAGGAAGATTGACATTTTTTCTCTCGCCCAGCATGGCAGTATTCTCACAACGACAACGCACAGTCCCAGCATCTAGATTGCAAGACAAGACCGTGAGGGTGATGGTACCATctgcacacaagatggtatTCCCAGGCTTTAAGTCCTCGGCCAGCTTTTTGTAGCTCATGGAGATCATCCCCTCATCCCCCTTGATGCTGTAATCGGTTGTGACAGTGATTTCCTGACCTTCTTTAAGTTGAATAGGTTTTGAATCCTTAAGAAAACCAGTTCGAATCTCAGGTCCCTGCAAGGAAAAAGTGAAACATAAATACGAGGCAGATCAGCCAGTGATCAGGACTTTCAGcaagttaaatttgtaaatggaGAAGTAAGACACATTTAGAGGTAGCAAACAAATTGAGAAGTTAGTGTAGACAAATTTAAGCAATTTTTACTGGATCCAAAATTAAACTCGGTGCCGAAAAAGGaataatatgagaattttggccTGGGGATTGCAAAACATGATGTATCAAGCATTCAATGCATAGATTGACTTAGAATGACTAAAGGGACCaacacaaattttcaaaatttaaattgaatatcCTCTCTTTCCTTTGTTTCCATGTAACATGCGATCCACTCGACTGATCAAAACATACTTTGACATCAATGATTTTTAGAACAAATACAGAGTTCTCTCCAAGGAAATTCAGGGGGAAAAAACTTCCTTAGAATCACTTATAAAGCCCAGTTTCACCAAGTAAGTAGCCAGTTCGGGACTTAATATCCATTACTACCTTTATAGTCTATCACTCAGTGAGTTATATTCACATTCTCATGTGAGGGTGATACAAACTGCATCTCTTAAATTTCTGACGTCCTCATCGGGATCACGTCATGTCGTACTTTAGTATTACGTGACTAACATATTAGGAATTTAGGTGATTCTAATACCATTTGAAACAACTCAAGGAAAGCGCTAGACACATATGTGCTACTAATCAAGTTAAAACTTccctcaaataaattattaagtCCAACATCACCTAGTAAGTAGCAAATATGGACTTAACACCCATGATTGCTTTTATAAACTATACACTAAGTGGGTTATTCGGTTGTTACAGTAGGCAGTGTGGAGTTGCCACTGAGTTGTAGGTCAATTGGAGCCTCCTTCCCACATAAGAACTGAGTGGAGAGTGAGGTCACGAAACTATATCAACTAGAGATGTGTATAACGCAGCAGTGAAGAATCGAGAGTATAGAAGGCGATTAATTTCGCTTTgcatcaaaatatttctttcaaaCAGTCATGAAAGGTGTTGAACAAGGTTACTACTATAGTAGTTCTCGTTTCTACTAATCTACAGCTGCACCATATTAAGGTGGTTTTGCTTTTACCTCTTGGAAAACCAGTTTTTACTTTAGAAATGAGGGTTTTGcctggaataaaaaaaaatctggaatTTAGGCGTTTAtagtttaaaattattgatccaccaacagaaaataaataaataaatgaaaaaacccCCCCAAGTTTCACATCTTGTTAGAAAAACTTATGATTTTATTACAGGCAGAATGTAATACTCCAATTCCAAATGTCTAGTTAAATGCTTATCCACAACCTTTCTAGTAGGTTAAACTTCAAGAGAAATTGCACATAATAGAATGCCATTGCCTAGAGCTGGTACTCGGTACCACTCCAGTCGGGGTCCTAAAAGAGGAGATGGGAAGAAATATTAAGAAATCAAAAGAATCCAAGACTTAAAACATATCTGAGCCCATGCAACATATACGTATGCGTGTGTGTAtctatgtgtgtatatatcaaAGTAACATTCATTATAGAATGAAAAGGAAGAATTATGTCAGCTATTTGGCGCTCATGTATTTTGAGGTTACACAAACCCTTTGTTGTAAGGTGACACAAAACTTTAGATTATGTTGAACGAATACATCTGATAACCAAGGGAATCAACATATATGTGTATTCATCGAAAAGGAAAATACATTTTTTGCCCCGGAATGACTCATAATGTCTATTGGCATCAAGAAATTCAACGCACATCATATTCTTTAGTTATTCCTTCTACTCCGTATGCTTATATATTGTCTAACTTGTCTTATGTATTTCCCTTGAATCTGCTGGCCGGAAATTAGAAATCCGAAGCAGAAATCTTTCTCaaagtaattataaattaaaaaaaaaccacttCGTAAAATCTTGATATAATTATCCTGATTTAAAACCATGGTTTCggatttactttttattaataattcatcgtcttctaatattttattaagttcAGATCAAATGTATATATTTCCTCgagtatttttctttctttcaacatGAACGTAAAACAGCAATTTGAGCATTCTTGTCAGAGATCCCATGAAGCTCAATAGTACCATCAGGAAAACCAGATAGGAATCGATGAAAATTTAGCAACTCgattctcaaaataataataaataaataaatgaagaggATCAAtcaagaaagttgaaaaagggCGAACCTTGGTATCGAGCATGACGGCTGAGAGAATCTGAGTGTTGTGCATGGCAATCCTGAGATTGTCGAGGGTCTCCTGATGGTACTCGTGAGTTCCGTGGGAGAAATTGAAGCGGGCGACGTTCATACCGGCCCTGAGAAGCTTCTCCAGCATGGGCACCGACCGAGATGCGGGACCGAGAGTGCACACGATCTTGGTCTTGGGGACACGACCATCGTTCGGGAGCTCCTTGAGTATTCCCTCAATGTCGATGTTCGCCATTTTTTGTTAATCAAAGTATTCACTTTTTTTCAGATAAAACAagacagaaaagaaaataaataagaggTGAATCAGGGAAGAGTAGAAGTAGAAAAATCAAAGGAAGACAAAGCGATCTTAAAGTCAGATCAGAAACCAGAGGAGTGGGGTGGATGTTAAAAGTGGTTGTTTTATGGAAGTTGGGGTTGAGTGGGTGCGGGTTTGTGCTGTGGGAGGAGGGATTAATCTGACTTACGGTTAACCCCAACGGAACTCGTGGGTGGGTGCGTGCGTAATCAGCTAGCAAATGCAAGACCACGCCTATCCTTCTTCTCGCCCAGGCTCAGCCGCCACCTACCTCTCTCTCTATCGCTCTCGCGTGTGGCTTCTGGGGTCTTTCGAAGTTTCGACTTTCGACTTTTGTTTTTATGTGCCGCGTATGGTGCGGAGTCGATGGGATTCAATAAAAACTGCGGGCGTAGCCT
This is a stretch of genomic DNA from Carya illinoinensis cultivar Pawnee chromosome 15, C.illinoinensisPawnee_v1, whole genome shotgun sequence. It encodes these proteins:
- the LOC122296186 gene encoding pyruvate kinase, cytosolic isozyme, with product MANIDIEGILKELPNDGRVPKTKIVCTLGPASRSVPMLEKLLRAGMNVARFNFSHGTHEYHQETLDNLRIAMHNTQILSAVMLDTKGPEIRTGFLKDSKPIQLKEGQEITVTTDYSIKGDEGMISMSYKKLAEDLKPGNTILCADGTITLTVLSCNLDAGTVRCRCENTAMLGERKNVNLPGIVVDLPTLTEKDKEDILEWGVPNKIDMIALSFVRKGSDLVNVRKVLGPHAKNIQLMSKVENQEGVINFDEILRETDSFMVARGDLGMEIPVEKIFLAQKMMIYKCNLVGKPVVTATQMLESMIKSPRPTRAEATDVANAVLDGTDCVMLSGESAAGAYPEIAVKIMARICIEAESSLDYGVIFKEMIRSTPLPMSPLESLASSAVRTANKAKAKLIVVLTRGGTTAKLVAKYRPAVPILSVVVPVLTTDSFDWTCSDETPARHSLIYRGLIPLLAEGSAKATDAESTEVILEAALKSATQKGLCKPGDAVVALHRIGAASVIKICVVK